From a single Kitasatospora azatica KCTC 9699 genomic region:
- the glmU gene encoding bifunctional UDP-N-acetylglucosamine diphosphorylase/glucosamine-1-phosphate N-acetyltransferase GlmU, translating into MSANSPAAVLVLAAGEGTRMKSKALPKVLHEVCGRSLLGHVVAAAEELTPQQLVVVIGHLKELVAEHLKSAHPAARAVVQEQQNGTGHAARVAVEALAADGVTLDGTVIVVYGDTPLLTAATLRSLAEQHHAQGNGATVLTANVPDPTGYGRILRAAAGSADEGSVFGIVEHRDATAEQRAVTEINSGVYAFEGKLLIDALARIGTDNSQGEEYLTDAVEILREAGHRVGAVVAEDYRDILGINDRVQLAEARRLLNDRLLERAMRAGVTVVDPASTWIDVQVGYEPDAVLLPGTQLHGATHLGEASRVGPNSTLTDTVVGAGATVSNTTAERAEIGPGATVGPYAYLRGGVVLGAKGKVGTFVEIKKSTIGAGAKVPHLSYMGDATIGEGANIGAASVTCNWDGVNKYPTVIGKHARVGSDTMLVAPVTIGDGAYTAAGSVIDGDVPPGALGVSRAKQRNVEGWVARRRSGTASAEAAAAALGEAAGQPEA; encoded by the coding sequence GTGAGTGCCAACTCCCCTGCTGCCGTTCTCGTGCTCGCCGCCGGTGAAGGCACTCGGATGAAGTCCAAGGCGCTGCCCAAGGTGCTGCACGAGGTCTGTGGCCGGAGCCTGTTGGGGCATGTGGTGGCGGCCGCCGAGGAGCTGACGCCGCAGCAACTGGTGGTGGTGATCGGCCACTTGAAGGAGCTGGTGGCGGAGCACCTGAAGTCGGCCCATCCGGCCGCCCGCGCGGTGGTGCAGGAGCAGCAGAACGGCACCGGCCACGCGGCCCGGGTCGCCGTGGAGGCGCTGGCGGCCGACGGGGTGACGCTGGACGGCACCGTGATCGTCGTCTACGGCGACACTCCGCTGCTGACCGCCGCCACCCTGCGCTCGCTGGCCGAGCAGCACCACGCCCAGGGCAACGGCGCCACCGTGCTGACCGCGAACGTGCCGGACCCGACCGGCTACGGCCGGATCCTGCGGGCCGCGGCCGGCTCCGCCGACGAGGGTTCGGTCTTCGGGATCGTCGAGCACCGCGACGCCACCGCGGAGCAGCGCGCCGTGACCGAGATCAACTCCGGCGTCTACGCCTTCGAGGGCAAGCTGCTGATCGACGCGCTGGCCCGGATCGGCACCGACAACTCGCAGGGCGAGGAGTACCTGACCGACGCCGTGGAGATCCTGCGCGAGGCCGGCCACCGGGTGGGCGCCGTGGTCGCCGAGGACTACCGCGACATCCTGGGCATCAACGACCGGGTCCAGCTCGCCGAGGCCCGCCGGCTGCTGAACGACCGGCTGCTCGAGCGGGCGATGCGGGCCGGCGTCACCGTGGTCGACCCGGCCAGCACCTGGATCGACGTGCAGGTCGGCTACGAGCCGGACGCCGTGCTGCTGCCCGGCACCCAGCTGCACGGCGCCACCCACCTGGGCGAGGCCAGCCGGGTGGGCCCGAACAGCACGCTGACCGACACCGTGGTCGGCGCCGGCGCCACGGTCAGCAACACCACCGCCGAGCGGGCCGAGATCGGCCCGGGCGCCACCGTCGGCCCGTACGCCTACCTGCGCGGCGGCGTGGTGCTGGGCGCCAAGGGCAAGGTCGGCACCTTCGTCGAGATCAAGAAGTCGACCATCGGTGCCGGCGCCAAGGTGCCGCACCTGTCCTACATGGGTGACGCGACGATCGGCGAGGGCGCGAACATCGGCGCCGCCAGCGTCACCTGCAACTGGGACGGGGTGAACAAGTACCCGACGGTGATCGGCAAGCACGCGCGGGTCGGTTCGGACACCATGCTGGTCGCGCCGGTCACCATCGGTGACGGCGCCTACACGGCGGCCGGCTCGGTGATCGACGGCGACGTGCCCCCGGGTGCGCTCGGCGTGAGCCGCGCGAAGCAGCGCAATGTCGAGGGCTGGGTGGCGCGCAGGCGCTCCGGTACTGCTTCCGCCGAGGCGGCCGCTGCCGCGCTGGGCGAGGCTGCGGGGCAGCCGGAGGCGTGA
- the galK gene encoding galactokinase — protein MTDEFERIFGAAPTGVWAAPGRVNLIGEHTDYNDGFVLPIALPHSVRVTAAPRTDGRLRLYSAQGDDRITDLPVAGLAPGAVASWAGYPAGVVWALREAGYQVGGADLYFDSDVPSGAGLSSSAALECATATAYRDLYELDLAPAELAVLSQRAENRFVGVPCGVMDQMASACCAEGAALFLDTRDLTQRQVPFRPGEQGIDLLVIDTRVKHDLGDGAYAALRAGCERAAELLGLAALRDLPVEGLSRALAALPAELGPLVRHVVTENGRVARAVELLDKGEFAALGPILTEGHASLRDDFEVSCPETDLAVATAVSAGALGARMTGGGFGGSVIALVPQQLTGTVEQAISAAFQAAGYAEPATFTATAAAGAHRVG, from the coding sequence GTGACGGACGAGTTCGAGCGGATCTTCGGCGCTGCCCCCACCGGGGTGTGGGCGGCGCCCGGGCGGGTCAACCTGATCGGTGAACACACCGACTACAACGACGGGTTCGTCCTGCCGATCGCTCTCCCGCATTCAGTACGGGTGACGGCCGCACCGCGGACCGATGGCCGCCTGCGGCTCTACAGCGCGCAGGGCGACGACCGGATCACCGACCTGCCGGTGGCCGGGCTGGCCCCGGGCGCGGTGGCGAGCTGGGCCGGCTACCCGGCCGGCGTGGTCTGGGCCTTGCGCGAGGCGGGGTACCAGGTCGGCGGCGCCGACCTGTACTTCGACAGCGACGTGCCGAGCGGGGCCGGGCTCTCCTCCTCGGCGGCACTGGAGTGCGCGACCGCGACCGCCTACCGCGACCTCTACGAACTCGACCTGGCACCGGCCGAGTTGGCGGTACTGTCGCAGCGGGCGGAGAACCGCTTCGTCGGGGTGCCGTGCGGCGTGATGGACCAGATGGCCTCCGCCTGCTGCGCCGAGGGCGCCGCCCTCTTCCTGGACACCAGGGACCTGACGCAGCGTCAAGTACCGTTCCGGCCGGGCGAGCAGGGCATCGACCTGCTGGTGATCGACACCCGGGTCAAGCACGACCTCGGGGACGGTGCCTACGCGGCGCTCCGGGCCGGCTGCGAACGGGCCGCCGAACTGCTGGGGCTGGCCGCCCTGCGGGACCTGCCGGTCGAGGGGCTGAGCCGGGCGCTGGCCGCGCTGCCGGCCGAACTCGGGCCGCTGGTACGGCATGTGGTGACCGAGAACGGCCGGGTGGCACGGGCCGTCGAGCTGCTCGACAAGGGGGAGTTCGCCGCGCTGGGCCCGATCCTCACCGAGGGCCACGCCTCGCTGCGCGACGACTTCGAGGTCTCCTGCCCCGAGACCGACCTCGCGGTCGCGACCGCCGTGTCGGCCGGCGCGCTGGGCGCCCGGATGACCGGTGGCGGCTTCGGCGGCTCGGTGATCGCACTGGTCCCGCAGCAGCTGACCGGCACGGTCGAACAGGCCATCAGCGCGGCCTTCCAGGCCGCCGGTTACGCCGAGCCGGCCACCTTCACCGCCACGGCCGCCGCCGGAGCGCACCGGGTCGGCTGA
- a CDS encoding response regulator transcription factor encodes MGRIRVLVVDDHRIFAEALATALSAEAEIEVGAAGSAAAAEHALERAAAEGRPFDILLVDADLGSTGAAVGPPRRPRPPVEPEPGTGPAAGPGTAAGALPGRRATSGVVPAPRRAGSAFVPQRPPAPPLVTVEQPPAGSARRPVDGITLLGRACHTYPGLRAVVLAAEEDPRRAVRALYAGACGWVAKESSLTRLLTVLRGVLRGETHLPPTLLTGVVRELTTARRDRTESERLVESLTPREKQVLRCMVAGLGRQAVAERLFLSPHTVRTHMQNVLGKLGVHSTLAAVALARRAGVGPAEPVSSGSQASSTP; translated from the coding sequence ATGGGTCGGATCCGCGTGCTGGTGGTGGACGATCACCGGATCTTCGCCGAGGCGCTAGCCACCGCGCTGTCCGCCGAGGCGGAGATCGAGGTCGGCGCGGCGGGTAGTGCGGCCGCGGCCGAGCACGCGCTGGAACGGGCCGCCGCCGAGGGCCGCCCGTTCGACATCCTGCTGGTGGACGCCGACCTCGGCAGCACCGGCGCCGCCGTCGGTCCGCCGCGCCGACCCCGCCCGCCCGTCGAGCCCGAACCGGGCACGGGGCCGGCGGCCGGACCGGGCACCGCCGCGGGAGCGCTCCCGGGCCGCCGGGCCACCAGCGGCGTGGTCCCCGCCCCGCGTCGTGCGGGCAGCGCTTTCGTCCCGCAGCGGCCGCCCGCGCCACCCCTGGTGACGGTGGAACAGCCGCCGGCCGGGTCGGCCCGGCGACCGGTGGACGGGATCACCCTGCTGGGCCGCGCCTGCCACACCTACCCGGGGCTGCGCGCGGTGGTGCTGGCCGCCGAGGAGGACCCGCGCCGGGCGGTGCGGGCGCTCTACGCGGGCGCCTGCGGCTGGGTGGCCAAGGAGAGCTCGCTGACCCGGCTGCTGACCGTGCTGCGCGGGGTGCTGCGCGGCGAGACCCATCTGCCGCCGACGCTGCTGACCGGAGTGGTCCGCGAGCTCACCACGGCCCGCCGGGACCGCACCGAGAGCGAGCGCCTGGTCGAGTCGCTGACGCCACGGGAGAAGCAGGTGCTGCGCTGCATGGTGGCGGGCCTGGGCCGGCAGGCGGTGGCCGAGCGGCTCTTCCTCTCCCCGCACACCGTGCGCACCCACATGCAGAACGTGCTGGGCAAGCTGGGGGTGCACTCCACGCTCGCCGCCGTCGCCCTGGCCCGGCGCGCGGGGGTGGGGCCGGCCGAACCGGTCAGCTCGGGCAGCCAGGCGTCCAGCACCCCGTAG
- a CDS encoding MarR family winged helix-turn-helix transcriptional regulator produces MEDEVDRLVAAWRRERPDLDVQPLQVLSRVSRLARHLDRARRTAFAEHGLEPWEFDVLTALRRAGRPYQLSPGQLLTQTLVTSGTMTNRIDRLAGKDLVQRLPDPDDRRGVLVRLTESGQLKADEALAGLLAHERELLAELSGGQQAELAALLRQLVAPFDNIPT; encoded by the coding sequence ATGGAGGACGAGGTCGACCGCCTGGTCGCAGCATGGCGCCGAGAGCGCCCCGACCTCGACGTGCAGCCGCTGCAGGTCCTCAGCCGGGTCAGCCGGCTCGCCCGCCACCTGGACCGGGCCCGCCGGACGGCCTTCGCCGAGCACGGCCTGGAACCCTGGGAGTTCGACGTGCTGACGGCCCTTCGCCGGGCCGGTCGCCCCTACCAGCTCTCCCCCGGTCAGCTGCTCACCCAGACCCTGGTGACCTCCGGGACGATGACCAACCGGATCGACCGCCTGGCGGGCAAGGACCTGGTGCAGCGACTGCCCGACCCCGACGACCGGCGCGGGGTGCTGGTCCGACTCACGGAGTCCGGGCAGCTGAAGGCCGACGAGGCGTTGGCCGGGCTGCTGGCCCACGAGCGCGAGCTGCTGGCCGAACTGTCGGGCGGGCAGCAGGCGGAGCTGGCGGCGCTGCTGCGGCAGCTGGTCGCGCCGTTCGACAACATCCCGACCTGA
- a CDS encoding acyl-CoA desaturase yields the protein MTIQADEALDSARPVPAEPAAKPNSQVSATLGGEKQGLPERIALGLFIAVPFLAVLAAVPVAWGWGLSWRDLLIATAMYFLTCHGITVGFHRHFTHRSFKTGRVLKIAMAVAGSLAIEGPVVRWVADHRKHHKFSDKDGDPHSPWRYGETVPALMKGLWWAHMGWLFDTEQTPQHIYAPDLVKDRDIRAISRLFWLWTTLSMLIPPLLGGLLSWSWQGALTAFFWGSLVRVALLHHVTWSINSICHAIGERPFKSRDKSGNVWWLAVLSCGESWHNLHHADPTSARHGVLRGQVDSSARLIRWFELAGWARDVRWPDAGRISARRAA from the coding sequence ATGACGATTCAGGCCGACGAGGCGCTCGACAGCGCCCGACCCGTCCCAGCGGAGCCCGCCGCGAAACCCAACAGCCAGGTCTCCGCCACCCTCGGCGGCGAGAAGCAGGGCCTGCCCGAGCGGATCGCGCTGGGCCTGTTCATCGCGGTTCCCTTCCTCGCCGTGCTGGCCGCCGTCCCGGTGGCCTGGGGCTGGGGACTGAGCTGGCGCGACCTGCTGATCGCGACCGCGATGTACTTCCTCACCTGCCACGGCATCACCGTCGGCTTCCACCGCCACTTCACCCACCGCTCCTTCAAGACCGGCCGGGTGCTCAAGATCGCCATGGCGGTGGCCGGCAGCCTGGCCATCGAGGGCCCGGTGGTGCGCTGGGTCGCCGACCATCGCAAGCACCACAAGTTCTCCGACAAGGACGGCGACCCGCACTCGCCGTGGCGCTACGGCGAGACCGTGCCGGCCCTGATGAAGGGCCTGTGGTGGGCGCACATGGGCTGGCTCTTCGACACCGAGCAGACCCCGCAGCACATCTACGCCCCCGACCTGGTGAAGGACCGCGACATCCGGGCCATCTCCCGGCTCTTCTGGCTCTGGACCACGCTGTCGATGCTGATCCCGCCGCTGCTCGGCGGCCTGCTCAGCTGGTCCTGGCAGGGCGCGCTGACCGCCTTCTTCTGGGGCTCGCTGGTCCGGGTCGCGCTGCTGCACCACGTCACCTGGTCGATCAACTCGATCTGCCACGCGATCGGCGAGCGGCCGTTCAAGTCCCGCGACAAGTCCGGCAACGTCTGGTGGCTCGCGGTGCTCTCCTGCGGCGAGTCCTGGCACAACCTGCACCACGCCGACCCGACCTCGGCCCGGCACGGGGTCCTGCGCGGTCAGGTGGACTCCTCGGCCCGGCTGATCCGCTGGTTCGAGCTGGCCGGCTGGGCGCGCGACGTCCGCTGGCCCGACGCGGGGCGGATCTCCGCCCGGCGCGCGGCATGA
- the galE gene encoding UDP-glucose 4-epimerase GalE, whose product MSKYLVTGGAGYVGSVVAAHLLEAGHQVIVLDDLSTGFVEGVPAGAEFVRGRIQDAGEVLDSSFDAVLHFAASSQVGESVADPEKYWRNNVAGSLELVSAMRKAGVRKLVFSSTAATYGEPESSPIAETARTAPTNAYGATKLAVDHLITSEAIAHGLAAVSLRYFNVAGAYGSSFNVTFGERHDPESHLIPLVFQAALGQRPHISVFGDDYPTPDGTCIRDYIHVADLAEAHLLALDAAKPGEHLICNLGNGSGFSVREVIESVKRVTGREIPVVTAGRRPGDPAVLVASAERARQELGWIPKRPDLDAIVADAWAFTLEKFNKSTN is encoded by the coding sequence ATGAGCAAGTACCTGGTCACCGGTGGTGCCGGCTATGTCGGCAGCGTGGTCGCCGCCCACCTGCTGGAGGCGGGGCACCAGGTGATCGTGCTCGACGACCTCTCCACCGGGTTCGTGGAGGGCGTGCCGGCCGGGGCCGAGTTCGTCCGCGGCCGGATCCAGGACGCCGGCGAGGTGCTGGACTCCTCCTTCGACGCGGTGCTGCACTTCGCGGCCTCCTCGCAGGTCGGCGAGTCGGTGGCGGACCCGGAGAAGTACTGGCGCAACAACGTGGCCGGCTCGCTGGAGCTGGTCAGCGCGATGCGCAAGGCCGGCGTGCGCAAGCTGGTCTTCTCCTCCACCGCCGCCACCTACGGCGAGCCCGAGTCGAGCCCGATCGCCGAGACCGCCCGCACCGCCCCGACCAACGCCTACGGCGCCACCAAGCTGGCGGTGGACCACCTGATCACCAGCGAGGCGATCGCGCACGGCCTGGCCGCCGTCAGCCTGCGCTACTTCAACGTGGCGGGCGCGTACGGCAGTTCTTTTAATGTCACTTTCGGCGAGCGGCACGACCCCGAGTCGCACCTGATCCCGCTGGTCTTCCAGGCCGCGCTGGGACAGCGCCCGCACATCTCGGTCTTCGGCGACGACTACCCGACCCCGGACGGCACCTGCATCCGCGACTACATCCACGTCGCCGACCTGGCCGAGGCGCACCTGCTCGCGCTGGACGCCGCCAAGCCGGGCGAGCACCTGATCTGCAACCTGGGCAACGGCAGCGGCTTCTCGGTCCGCGAGGTGATCGAGTCGGTCAAGCGGGTGACCGGCCGGGAGATCCCGGTGGTCACCGCCGGTCGCCGCCCGGGCGACCCGGCCGTGCTGGTGGCGTCCGCCGAGCGGGCCCGCCAGGAGCTGGGCTGGATCCCCAAGCGCCCCGACCTGGACGCCATCGTGGCGGACGCCTGGGCGTTCACTCTGGAGAAGTTCAACAAGAGCACCAACTAA
- the galT gene encoding galactose-1-phosphate uridylyltransferase has product MRKTTTKLADGRELIYYDRDESQLREAPDRRPLEPTVSLAEIRRDPVSGDWITVAAHRQGRTYHPPADQCPLCPSHGEHLSEIPAADYDVVVFENRFPSLAVDSASLVGSIEDDPMHLLRPGVGRCEVVCFTADHGASFADLDESKVGLVLEAWTDRTAELGAVPGVEQVFCFENRGAEIGVTLAHPHGQIYAFPFVTPRTAKMIASADEHRARTGRNLFEDLVAAELADPVRVVLTSEHWTAFVPFAARWPYEVHLYPNRRVADLTELTEAERAEFPRLYLELLRRFDRLFGEGAAPTPYIAAWHQAPGRGGAELALHLELFSIRRTVGKLKFLAGVESGMDAFVNDVSPEAAAHRLREVAT; this is encoded by the coding sequence GTGCGGAAGACAACGACCAAGCTGGCGGACGGCCGCGAGCTGATCTACTACGACCGGGACGAGTCGCAGCTCCGCGAGGCGCCGGACAGGCGTCCGCTGGAGCCCACGGTGAGCCTGGCCGAGATCCGCCGCGACCCGGTCTCCGGCGACTGGATCACGGTGGCCGCGCACCGCCAGGGCCGCACCTACCACCCGCCGGCCGACCAGTGCCCGCTCTGCCCCAGCCACGGCGAGCACCTCAGCGAGATCCCGGCCGCCGACTACGACGTGGTGGTCTTCGAGAACCGCTTCCCCTCGCTGGCCGTGGACTCGGCGAGCCTGGTGGGCAGCATCGAGGACGACCCGATGCACCTGCTCCGCCCGGGCGTCGGCCGCTGCGAGGTGGTCTGCTTCACCGCCGACCACGGTGCCTCCTTCGCCGACCTCGACGAGTCCAAGGTCGGCCTGGTGCTGGAGGCCTGGACCGACCGCACCGCCGAACTCGGCGCGGTGCCCGGGGTCGAGCAGGTCTTCTGCTTCGAGAACCGCGGCGCGGAGATCGGCGTGACCCTGGCCCACCCGCACGGCCAGATCTACGCGTTCCCGTTCGTCACCCCGCGCACCGCCAAGATGATCGCCAGCGCCGACGAGCACCGGGCCCGCACCGGCCGCAACCTGTTCGAGGACCTGGTGGCCGCCGAGCTGGCCGACCCCGTGCGGGTGGTGCTGACCAGCGAGCACTGGACGGCCTTCGTCCCGTTCGCCGCCCGCTGGCCGTACGAGGTGCACCTCTACCCGAACCGCCGGGTGGCGGACCTGACCGAGCTCACCGAGGCCGAACGGGCCGAGTTCCCGCGCCTGTACCTGGAGCTGCTGCGCCGCTTCGACCGGCTGTTCGGCGAGGGTGCGGCGCCCACGCCCTACATCGCCGCCTGGCACCAGGCGCCGGGTCGCGGCGGCGCCGAGCTGGCACTGCATCTGGAACTGTTCTCGATCCGTCGTACGGTAGGCAAGCTGAAATTCCTGGCCGGGGTCGAGTCCGGCATGGATGCGTTCGTCAATGATGTGTCGCCCGAGGCGGCGGCACACCGCCTGCGGGAGGTCGCAACATGA
- a CDS encoding TetR/AcrR family transcriptional regulator, which translates to MNGSNGDTADGHRPTAASASSAAPARGRAGRVRMTGKQRREQLLDIGRTVFAERGYDGTSVEEIAERAGVSKPVVYEHFGGKEGLYAVVVDREMQLLLDMVTGALTGGHSRELLEQAAFALMDYIDTSTDGFKILVRDSPVAQSTGSFASLISDIAVQVEDILGLEFKARGFDPRLAPMYSQMLVGMVALTGQWWLEVRKPQKSEVAAHLVNLAWHGLEGMERHPRLVGERQQ; encoded by the coding sequence GTGAACGGGAGCAACGGAGACACCGCAGACGGCCATCGCCCGACCGCCGCCTCGGCCTCCTCGGCCGCTCCGGCGCGCGGCCGCGCCGGCCGGGTCCGGATGACGGGCAAGCAGCGCCGCGAGCAGCTGCTGGACATCGGGCGGACGGTCTTCGCCGAGCGCGGCTACGACGGCACATCGGTGGAGGAGATCGCCGAGCGGGCCGGGGTCTCCAAGCCGGTGGTCTACGAGCACTTCGGCGGCAAGGAGGGCCTCTACGCGGTGGTGGTGGACCGCGAGATGCAGCTGTTGCTCGACATGGTCACCGGGGCCCTCACCGGGGGCCACTCGCGGGAGCTGCTGGAACAGGCCGCCTTCGCGTTGATGGACTACATCGACACCTCCACCGACGGCTTCAAGATCCTGGTCCGGGACTCGCCGGTGGCCCAGTCCACCGGTTCCTTCGCCTCGCTGATCAGCGACATCGCGGTCCAGGTCGAGGACATCCTGGGCCTGGAGTTCAAGGCCCGGGGCTTCGACCCGCGGCTGGCGCCGATGTACTCGCAGATGCTGGTCGGCATGGTCGCACTGACCGGCCAGTGGTGGCTGGAGGTGCGCAAGCCGCAGAAGTCCGAGGTCGCGGCGCACCTGGTCAACCTGGCCTGGCACGGCCTGGAGGGGATGGAACGGCACCCGCGGCTGGTCGGCGAGCGGCAGCAGTAA